The following proteins come from a genomic window of Deltaproteobacteria bacterium:
- the ddlA gene encoding D-alanine--D-alanine ligase, which yields MSKTRVAIVYGGRSTEHEISILSARNILASLDKDRFEVSLIGIDKEGKWSLQDPKLLLEASTDPRTVALQANCPPVAMAPRPTGGMLEGVGAPKIDVIFPILHGPMGEDGTMQGIFELAEIPYVGSGVLGSSVSMDKDSMKRVLRDAGIPVGPFQSYRRYHWDKKADTILTQIEELGFPVYVKPANQGSSVGIKRVAASAELREAMDFAFQFDTKVVVESEIIGREIECSVLGNDNPIASVAGEVIVHAEHGFYSYEAKYVDANGAGLEVPAKVSDETLAKLKEVAIDTFLALDCSGLSRVDFFVQDDGNLVVNEINTLPGFTNVSMYPMLWKHSGIEQKELLTRLVDLAVERFESKQKLRRSME from the coding sequence ATGTCAAAAACCCGTGTAGCCATTGTGTATGGAGGACGCTCAACAGAGCACGAAATCTCCATTCTTTCTGCCCGTAACATCCTGGCCTCTCTGGATAAAGACCGATTTGAGGTATCTCTTATCGGCATCGATAAAGAGGGGAAGTGGTCTCTGCAGGATCCTAAGTTGCTCCTGGAGGCTTCTACAGACCCACGTACCGTGGCGTTGCAGGCAAACTGTCCACCGGTGGCAATGGCACCGCGTCCAACGGGCGGCATGCTTGAGGGCGTGGGCGCTCCGAAAATCGACGTTATCTTTCCCATCCTCCATGGACCCATGGGCGAAGATGGCACCATGCAAGGCATCTTTGAGCTGGCGGAAATCCCCTATGTGGGCTCCGGCGTTTTGGGCTCATCGGTGAGCATGGACAAAGACTCCATGAAGCGGGTGCTGCGCGATGCGGGCATTCCAGTCGGGCCATTCCAGTCTTACCGCCGCTACCACTGGGACAAAAAAGCCGACACCATTCTCACGCAAATCGAAGAGCTGGGTTTCCCGGTGTATGTGAAGCCTGCGAACCAAGGCTCGTCTGTGGGCATCAAGCGAGTTGCCGCTTCCGCCGAGCTTCGAGAAGCCATGGACTTTGCTTTCCAGTTCGACACCAAGGTCGTTGTAGAGTCTGAAATCATTGGCCGCGAAATTGAATGCAGCGTATTAGGAAACGACAATCCCATCGCCTCTGTGGCCGGTGAAGTGATTGTTCACGCTGAGCACGGTTTCTACTCTTACGAAGCCAAGTATGTAGATGCCAACGGCGCCGGCCTTGAAGTGCCCGCCAAAGTAAGCGACGAAACTTTAGCGAAGCTTAAAGAAGTGGCCATCGATACTTTCCTCGCCCTCGATTGCAGCGGCTTGTCTCGGGTGGATTTCTTTGTACAAGACGATGGCAATTTGGTGGTGAACGAAATCAACACACTGCCGGGTTTCACCAACGTATCCATGTATCCCATGCTTTGGAAGCACAGCGGAATTGAGCAAAAAGAGCTGCTCACCCGTTTGGTCGATTTGGCAGTGGAGCGTTTTGAGAGTAAGCAGAAGCTTCGCCGCAGCATGGAGTAG